A region from the Silene latifolia isolate original U9 population chromosome 7, ASM4854445v1, whole genome shotgun sequence genome encodes:
- the LOC141590368 gene encoding uncharacterized protein LOC141590368, whose protein sequence is MANDTRTIRELRARNYDTQPLCIAYPPMGANTNFELKGYFIHNLPKFHGHAGDNPNRHLSEFHMMCEGAIPNGVTEDQFKLRDFPFSLLDAAKDWLFYLPPGTIRTWKAMKSAFLEKFYPDSRHNHAKKAITSPEQDPS, encoded by the coding sequence ATGGCTAATGATACAAGAACCATCCGAGAGCTCCGGGCTAGAAACTATGATACTCAACCCCTATGCATTGCCTACCCACCCATGGGGGCTAATACAAATTTTGAGTTGAAGGGTTACTTTATCCACAATCTACCCAAGTTTCATGGGCATGCGGGGGATAACCCCAACCGTCATCTATCCGAGTTCCACATGATGTGTGAGGGTGCTATACCAAATGGTGTCACGGAAGACCAATTCAAATTGAGGGATTTTCCATTCTCTTTACTAGATGCGGCAAAGGATTGGCTATTCTACCTTCCACCGGGTACAATTCGTACTTGGAAGGCCATGAAGTCGGCATTTCTTGAAAAGTTCTACCCCGATTCAAGACACAACCATGCCAAGAAGGCCATCACTTCTCCAGAACAAGATCCAAGTTAA